TAAAATGGTACCCTTAGTCCTCTtctataatattattattattactttattttcttggTGGCATTAATCacttatttgtttcatttatcatCTGTCCTGCCCactttcttctcatttccccgACTCCATCCATAAAAAAAGTGGTAGTCAGTACTGCCTACAGCTCTGAAGAAGCTGCCCTAGAAAAAGCGCCCGGCCCAGAACAGGCACTCAGGTATCTGTTAGATAAAGGAATCTTGAACCAACTGCCACCAATCCATGTGCCATGAGGCTTGTGAGAAATTCTGACCCTGAACAACACGACAATATACTTTTACCTTAATTGTCCATCTTCCTGCTGAATAAAAGGTAGCTGAAGAATTTAAAGACAATGTATTAGATTCTCAGCTCAAAGGAATAATTCACCTTGAGGACTATTCAATTCCGTATTTGGATTGTGCTCCCTCAGTATCTTCAGACACTGCtggaattttggagaagactggTCCACACCCAACACACTCATGTCATAAGCATCAAGTAAAATGAACCGGAATTTAGGGAACGGCACAAAATGATAAGCGTAATAACTCTCTGAAGGCATAGTCTCAGGATGACGGGCAATCTGGTCTTCTAGAAACCTTGTGTTAAGTTTGGAGTTTGTTAAGTAGTCTCTGCTGAAGTTATAGAATTCATGATTTCCCCACGTGTGATGAACTGGGACTTTCAGCGTTTGGAATGTGTTCAGAACAAGTTCCAGTGACTTTTCTGATGCTTTATACTGTGCATTATATCCATCGATGATGTCTCCAAGCTGAAGTACACAACAGGGTGGGCTGCTTTCTTTATTCCAGTGTTCGATAGCACACTGTAAGTGAAGAAGACTGTGACTGTAGTACCTCCGTCTGCTCCCCTGGAAATTATAGCCGTCTTCTAAATCAGCATACTGAATGTCTGCTATAACGCCAAAGGAGAAGAGTTCTGAACTCTCACTTAGCGGTCCAGGATCAGGCTTATCATCCATAACCTCCAAagttttctaaataaagtaaaaaagataACTAAGTTATAAACATCTTAATTTTCTAACTGGACTGGAGAAAATGGCTAAATGAATATTAAACTCAACAGTCAATCCACTAGGTAGCTTGGTATAGAGAAAAGTGTA
This is a stretch of genomic DNA from Camelus bactrianus isolate YW-2024 breed Bactrian camel chromosome 16, ASM4877302v1, whole genome shotgun sequence. It encodes these proteins:
- the ADPRM gene encoding manganese-dependent ADP-ribose/CDP-alcohol diphosphatase isoform X2 — its product is MDDKPDPGPLSESSELFSFGVIADIQYADLEDGYNFQGSRRRYYSHSLLHLQCAIEHWNKESSPPCCVLQLGDIIDGYNAQYKASEKSLELVLNTFQTLKVPVHHTWGNHEFYNFSRDYLTNSKLNTRFLEDQIARHPETMPSESYYAYHFVPFPKFRFILLDAYDMSVLGVDQSSPKFQQCLKILREHNPNTELNSPQGLSEPQFVQFNGGFSQEQLNWLNEVLTFSDRNQEKVVIIAKQSSAASAHQHHGEVSERPLRAASARRRVTDVTKTTTLSKEELQVPAFPHSVASLTNEIPLHWRRAKSRCMLGRPEGEAELGEVSRSRMERRVGRPS
- the ADPRM gene encoding manganese-dependent ADP-ribose/CDP-alcohol diphosphatase isoform X4, with protein sequence MDDKPDPGPLSESSELFSFGVIADIQYADLEDGYNFQGSRRRYYSHSLLHLQCAIEHWNKESSPPCCVLQLGDIIDGYNAQYKASEKSLELVLNTFQTLKVPVHHTWGNHEFYNFSRDYLTNSKLNTRFLEDQIARHPETMPSESYYAYHFVPFPKFRFILLDAYDMSVLGVDQSSPKFQQCLKILREHNPNTELNSPQGLSEPQFVQFNGGFSQEQLNWLNEVLTFSDRNQEKVVIVNC
- the ADPRM gene encoding manganese-dependent ADP-ribose/CDP-alcohol diphosphatase isoform X3; the encoded protein is MDDKPDPGPLSESSELFSFGVIADIQYADLEDGYNFQGSRRRYYSHSLLHLQCAIEHWNKESSPPCCVLQLGDIIDGYNAQYKASEKSLELVLNTFQTLKVPVHHTWGNHEFYNFSRDYLTNSKLNTRFLEDQIARHPETMPSESYYAYHFVPFPKFRFILLDAYDMSVLGVDQSSPKFQQCLKILREHNPNTELNSPQGLSEPQFVQFNGGFSQEQLNWLNEVLTFSDRNQEKVVIAIFPFTPRPLTVCAWPGITETSWQSFGLTSVWCVSSPVTRMMVATLRIPLVCTTST
- the ADPRM gene encoding manganese-dependent ADP-ribose/CDP-alcohol diphosphatase isoform X1, whose amino-acid sequence is MDDKPDPGPLSESSELFSFGVIADIQYADLEDGYNFQGSRRRYYSHSLLHLQCAIEHWNKESSPPCCVLQLGDIIDGYNAQYKASEKSLELVLNTFQTLKVPVHHTWGNHEFYNFSRDYLTNSKLNTRFLEDQIARHPETMPSESYYAYHFVPFPKFRFILLDAYDMSVLGVDQSSPKFQQCLKILREHNPNTELNSPQGLSEPQFVQFNGGFSQEQLNWLNEVLTFSDRNQEKVVIVSHLPIYPAASDSVCLAWNYRDVLAVIWSHECVVCFFAGHTHDGGYSEDPFGVHHVNIEGVIETAPDSQAFGTVHVYPDRMVLKGKGRVPDRIMNYKKEKAFHF